Part of the Choloepus didactylus isolate mChoDid1 chromosome 10, mChoDid1.pri, whole genome shotgun sequence genome is shown below.
ACAAACACtaggatttacctattctggacatttcatacaaaaggaatcatacaatatgtgaccttttgtgtctgacttctctCACTTcatataatgttttcaaagttcatccaggttgtagcttatttcagaacttcattccttgttatggTTGAGTAATATTCCGTTGTACGGATATGTCACAATTTGTTTACCCATCATCTGtgggtggacatttgggttgtttccaccttttggccatcATGAATAAGGGAGCTATAAACATCCATATACAAGTTTCTTTGTGGACATATATagtcatttctcttggatatatacataactaggagtggaattgctgggtctaaAAGTCTATTAACTTTTAGAGGAGCTCCCAAAACGCTTTTGCATATCCTTAAATAGGCATTGAATACCTCTGGAAGGAGAGATGAGAAACAGGTGACAGTGACTGCCTCTGGGGAGAACACCTGATAGCACACACACCTCGCAGGGTGCCAAGAGGTTTAAATTAGTGAATCACCATGCACGATGCTTAGGGCAGTAACTGGAACTTTCTAAAAGCTCCATAAATACCGGCATTTATTATGATGATTATCTGCTTCTGTCCAGTTCTCGAATCCTTCCTGTCCCCACCCCTTTAGAGGCTGCCCAGGTTCAGCCCGACCCCTCTTCCCGGGTTCTCAGTGCGCTCCCTATTCTGACTCCATGTCCAACACCCAGCGGCACTTACTGAGGGCTTTGTCTTCGGGGAGGGGACCCACTGACGTGTCACAATCCTCCTACCCCTGGTGGTCAGGCTTGCCCAGAGTCCTCACCTGTCCTGCTGTGGGGGAGCTCAGTGGGGCTCAGTTGTCACCACTCATTAACAGGGGGCAGAGCCACTAGGCCACACTGTCCCCGGAGGGCCTGGCCTGGGGACAGAAAAACACCTCTTTATGTCAGTGTTTGATGTGTTTCAGAAAATTCCCCTGAGGTGGCCTAGCAGCGCAGTTAACAGTTTGTGGGTAACACATTTTGCTTTACTCAAGAGAGGGGGgcacaatacatcccagagtaatttgggcagagaataaaaagtatttgcaaagccctcttgaggcctggggaaaaatgtggaaacattaaacttccccacctggggaattcctgatattctcacaagcattggggactacaattgtagtaggccaagccctggATCTTGGGACTTGtttttatgaagcttgttactgcaaaggagaggctaagcctacttagaattgtacctaagagtcacccccagagaacctctttgttgctcagatgtggcttctctctctaagcctacttggcttgtaaattcactgccctcccgtgtacatgggatatgactcctggggctgtaaatctccctgacaacatgggacattactccgggggatgagcctggacctggaagGATTGCAAAAACCTTCCTGACCAAcagtgggaagagaaattaaaataaagtttcagtggctgagagatctcatatggagtcgagaggtcattctggaggttattctatgcattatacagacatccctttttagtttttagtgtactagaataacttgaaggaaatacttgaaactgttgtactacaatccaatatccttgattcctgaagacaatcgtataactatGTAggttatacagtgtgactgtgattgtgaaaactttgtggctcacactctctttatccaatgtatggacaaatgagtagaaaaagggagacaaaaagtaaatgaatagtagaggggaaaaaggaatatgagatgttttgggtgttctttttttacttttatttttattcttattcttgttttttggagtaatgaaagtgttcaaaaaattgattgtggtgatgaatgcacaactatgtgatggtactgtgaacaactggttgtacactttggatgactgtatggtgtgcaaatatatctcaaaaaaattgcagaaaaaaagaaaaagagaggggggcAGCAGGGTGGAGCGCCAGACAGCCTGGTGCCAGCTCTCGCCTCTGCAATGACATGCTGAGTGACCCTGAGCTGTTGACGTCACTTCCctgtgtgtcttagtttcctcatctgggccCAGGGAAAGGCAGGAAGGATTCAGCTAAAATCAGTGGAGAAGAGGGTAGAGGAGAAACCACCAGACAGGGCTCTTGCCCTTTGGGCGTCCCAGGCCTGAGAACAAGTAATGAGCAGGCCTCAGACAGAGATGAAGTCAGCAGGGCTGAGGGACAGACGCTTGTCCAGAGTATGGCTTCAGCGTTTGCATCCCTGACAACTACCGGCCCCAGAGCACTAGGGATTTGGTTTCCTTAGATGTGTTAACATTTGTCAAGCATCTGTGATACACTTGTTAGTAAGTGCATTCATTTCATCCTCTCAACAATCCCATGaagcaggtactattattattcccattttgcagatgaggaaactgaggcacacagacgTTTAATAACTGTCATTAGCAGAGCCAGGATGTACACCCAGAGCCTGAGCTCTTAAGCTCTTCTCTACACAGCCTTAGTGTGTGATGCACACCTAGGGGCCCAGAGCCTGTGGAGACATTGTCTCTTTTGATCATGATGATAACCCTCAAAGGTAAGTGTTATTGCCTCATTTGGgggctgaagaaactgaggcttgggaagATGATGTGACAGCTTATAAGTGGCCGAGCCAGGACTCAGAGCCAGATACTTCTGACTGCCAACCCCGGGCTGCCCATGCCCCACATGGCCCCAACCAGCACTGTGACCTTGGCCCTCTCTGTATGACCTGCCCCTGGCCACTCAGCAAGTTTCCAGCAAGCCTGGGGTGGCCTGCCACCCATTAAACCACCCCTCACAATTGTAGGCCTCATATGGAAATTGCACAAAGTATTAATGAGTCATTCCCAGATTTGGACGTCCCAGGTCCAGTCTGCTGCCTATGTATATCAGTCCTGGCCTAGAGCCCAGTCTGCGTGACCAGAGGCAACTGCCTGGAACAGTGTGACCAGGATGGAACAGACCTAGCTCACACGCATGGTCAGAGCTCTCAGGCCCTGGGAGTGGTAATGGTCCCTGatcacacacaccccacatagTCTCTGAGAGCTGTAGCCATGCTGACACAGTCATatccacacacattcacacacactctCCGGATGCCTACTCCAACCTCAAGACCCGCCTGCCAGTCCCCAACAGAACTAGTCTCAGTTCCTTTAGGAGCTGATGGCGTCGTGCACACTCAGAACCCCACACTTACAGAGccccctaaacacacacacacacacacacacacacacacacacacacacacacacacacacggagtcGCTCCCTGAACACGCACAGTCACAACACTTCCACAAGCCCCCAGGTCCACACTCAAAGCCCACCTGTGCCCACCCCAAACACATGCGCAACCCTCTCCAGCCGGGGCCCAGCCGGGGCCCAGCCCGCCCCCTCGAGGCCCTGCCCGCCCCCTCGAGGCCCCCGCCTCGCGGCCCCGCCCACACTTCCGGTCCCCTTAATATCCGGCCGGATCCTGGCCAGCGTCCTGCGGCTGCATATTGCATGAGGCCAGTGCAACTCATGAAGGTGTTTGTTACCCGCAGGATCCCCCCCGAGGGCAGGGCCGCGCTCGCCGGGGCCGCAGAGTAAGCAGAGCCCCGCGTCCCGGGCCGGGCGCTCGAGGCTGGGGGTGGTGTCGGGGGAAGCGGATGCGGAGCCCAGGGCAGCTCTGCCCGGGACGACCCTAGCGGTGCCCTCCCCCAGATCGCAGGACCCCTGTGCGCGGGGTGACCCAGCGATCTCCAGGCGCGCCTTTGGGGACGCCCGGAGCTGCAGTCGGCCGGGCTGGGGGCGGCCTCCAGAGGAGGGTGTAGCGGGGTAATCGCGGCGGCCCGAGAGCGCTAGGGCCCGGGTGCTTGGGCCTCGGCCGGACTTTCCAACCTGTGCCTGTGCTTAGAGTTCTTGAAAGGCTTAAAGAAAGTTGTCCGAAGCCCAGCTTTCTCCAGGGCCTGTGTAGTGCCGCTGGGACGCCCCCATCCTCCGCCTGGCACTGGAGCCTTTTCGGGTCATTGGCCTGGGAAGAGGAGAGGCCGCCCACGATGCAAGGTCCAGCCTGTTAATCCTTTACCCTCCAAGGTCTCCTGACTCGGACAGTTCGCAGGGACCTTTGGTGACCCTTTATACATTGAAATCGTTTTGTGTCCAGCCTTGCAAGGGGCTTATATACATAGACTCATTTAGTCCTTGCAACACTGTGAAATGGGTATTataattcccatttcacagatgagaaaattgaggctagGAGGGATTAGGTACCTTGCCTGAAGTTACACCACTCCTAAATGGTGGAGCTGGGGTTGGAATGCAGGTCTGACTGCAGTCTGACAACTGCATTATGCCACTGCCAGCATCAGGCAGGAAGAAGGTGGGATGTAGCCTTAGAAACTAGTTCCAGGGGAAGAtgagatttgttttttatttcattcaatgcaATAAAACTTTTGCTGTACTAAAGGGAGAGGAAAGcagaaacaacaataataatatcaGTAGCTCACATCTGCTTTAGCACTGTGTGCCACAGTCATGTAAAGGTGGAGAAGAGGTGGCTTGTGCCTGGGGCTCAGTTTGCCAGACAAGAGCTGCAGGGTGTTGTGGGCAGTGCCAGCAGCTGTCCTGTGTCTTGCATGGGTAGATGCTCCATACAGGTTAACTGGGCTGAATTATAAGGTAAGAACCAAGAGACTGGATGGCACAACCAGGAAATGCATACAGATCCCAGAAGCTGGCAATATCCAAGTATGAGAGTTTTCCATTTAATGGACTTAGGGAACAGGAAAAGATGCAACTGATTGTGGAATCCAAGCCCCATCTGATGATGGAAGCTCCTCATGCCCTTCCCAACAACTGGGTGCCTGCTTGGACGTCCCGTACCAGGGAGCTCACTAACCCCAGGGCCCCCCATTAATGTTAGAAAGCTCTTCTTGTGTTGAGCTGAGTGAGAGCTGTCCCTGTGATTTTCCTCTTTCACATTAGGCTCTGCTCTTGGGGGGGCCTCATGCCCTCCAGCCCCCTGTGCCCTGTGATAGCCCTTCATCTTTTCAGCTGCCCTCTCATGACAGATCTGAGGCCCCCGCTGCCCATGCCTGACCTCTGACTCCCCTCAGCCAGTCCCAGGCAGTCCAGGGCCAGAACTGGCAGAAGGCAGTGTTTCCTAGCTCTGAGAGAGACACTGTGGAAGTGGTCATGGATTCCAGGGGCTAGGAGCATCTGTGGGGCTCCCCTGCTCCTCCTGAGAGGTCTTTCcttttgccttcccagctgtgagGTGGAGCAGTGGGATTTCGACGAGCCCATCCCCGACAAGGAGCTGGAACGAGGCGTGACTGGGGCCCATGGCCTGCTTTGCCTCCTCTCTGACCGCGTGGACAAGAAGCTCCTGGATGCAGCAGGTGGGTGCACAGGCAGGTCCAGGGTAGATTCAGAGGACATCTTGACCCTGTGGGCACATGGCCTGCTGCTGCTGTCTCCCCATTTGGGCCTGCAGTAACCTTTCTGGGTTCTGAGGGCATTTGCTGCAATACTAGGCCAGAGGGAGCCATGGTTGGCAGCTCCATCTGGCATGCCCATTGCCCCCCATCTCCTGGCTGTGGATCCCTGGAGGGAGGCCCTATGATGGCAGAGATCATGGTGAGGAGGCAGTGGGGTTCAGGGGGAGCACCCAAGTCCTCACACCCTCGTCCAGCCCTGCCATGGCTTGCTTTGTTACCTTAAGCAAGGCCTTTTTTTCCTGGGCCCTTCTATAGCACATAGGAGGGCTCAGCTCAGTGCCAGGCACCACAGCAGGGACCCTTGGGCAGAATAAATGTTATCCCTTGAGGTTTGTGGTCATGAGAGTTTTGAGAAAAGGTTCAGAATCAGAGGCTGCTGGCTGGGTGGGGAGGGTTCCTTGTGAGTTGATGCTATGCCAAATGTGGCCCCTGCACCCTGACCTTGATCTGGGAGCTTTCTGGAGCCCTTCCTGGAGGAGTAGAGGGTGGGCGGGTCACAGGGTTGCACCCTAGCTGCCTTCTCGGTGCTCCCCCAACTGTCCATGAGGAGGTTCTGGAACGTGGCCAAAGGAGACACTGGGTGGACAGTTCCGTGGGTAAGAGTGGGCACCTTAGTGTCGAGGCCTGGAGGTGAGCCCTGGCTCTGCTACTTGGCAGCTTGTGACTGGGGCAGgccacttgacctctctgagccacagTGTCTGTATTTGCCAGTGGGATTGTCAGAGTTTTAAATGAGAGACATCAGCCTTTACTCTTACTCTCAGAAAATGATAAGATGTGTCCCCATAATAGAGAAAAACTTTGAATTCCACAAGGAAAGGTACAAATGGTGCTTTTTCTGCTTGACAGGAGCCAATCTCAAAGTCATCAGCACATTGTCCGTGGGTGTCGACCACTTGGCTTTGGATGAAATCAAGAAGCGGTAAATGCAGCTTGGGCTTTGGGAAGGGGCCCGGAGTGAGCAGTGGCTACCAGAGAAGGGGGAAGAGGGGCTggatttggtttatttcacttcattCCCCTCAACCTCATTCAGCAAGGATGTGAGATGGCTGATGATAAAATATGCCCACAGGTGCACAGGTCAGTTAAAACAAACTCAAGAAGTCAGCATTGTGGGTAACATCTGGCCAGTTTATCACCctttcacattcattatcttTTTTGATCCCCACAACAACCCCTTGAACTAGAAAAGGCAAGTATTGTTACTTCCCTATTCAGATGAGGACAttccaaaaagttaaaaagttacTTGAGCCCTCATCTTCCATTTTCATATCCTTTCCAAAGTGGGAGATAATTAAAATAGGAATGAAGCTGCCCATACCTGAGTGCTTATTTTCAGCTCTGACCTTCCTGGCAGGCAAAGCAAAGAGGGAACAAAGTAGCATCATGGAAAAGTCTCAGCAGTAGACATCGGTGAAGGTGCTTGAGGCTGGTGTTACCCCACCAGGTATTTAATTTGTAGAGGGATCCGCGTGGGCTACACCCCAGATGTCCTGACAGATGCCACCGCCGAGCTCGCTGTCTCCCTGCTGCTCACTACCAGCCGCCGGTTGCCAGAGGCCATCGGGGAAGTGAAGAAGTGAGTGAGTGCCTGGTGAGAATGTCGGTTTTGCTTGGCAGTTGGTTCCTGAGCACCCAGTGTTCCTGAGTGGACATGGTCCCTGACTCCAGACAATCCCCAACCAGTGGGGGGAGACAGATTCAGCCCAAATCTGAAAGTACAGACAGAACTGACATAAACAGGGCGTGAAGGGAAATGGTGAAAGAGGATAGGCAGAGAGTGATAAATGCGTGTTCGGGGGTGGGGTGCATGGCTCAGGAAGGGCGTCATGGTAGAAGTGGCATTTAAGCATCCTCCTGAGCACTCAGAGATCTGTGCCCACCATCCCTCACCTGCAATACTGAAATccagaaagttctgaaaactgaAAGTTGTTTCATAAATCTTTGGTAGCAAAACCCAGCAGGAACTGACATGAGGCTATTTGTggtctttatttttctcactctGTGTGACTATTCATGTTTTGCTGCAGAAATACTGATACGTTCAATAGAGGGTGCCCTGCCAAGGGTGTGGTATAGAATACAGCATGTGCATCACATTACCTTTGTGAAATCCGAAACATTTTGAGGTCTGGCCTGAGAGTTTCAGATCAGGGAATTGGGTCTGTGTATTGAAGAGTTGGGGAAGGCATTCCAGGTGCAGGGAGTGGCTTGAGCATAGGTTGGGAGGCTTGAACAGAGGCGGGAGGCAGGCAAATGCAGGTCCTCAGGGGACGTGGATGAGAAGCCTGGACTCCAAGGCAGGTACGGGTGGGAGCAGAGGCTGGACAGCAGCGTGGGACTGATGACAGGCTGTGCCGAATGTCTCACTGGCCCTCCCATCTCAAGAGTCATCACTTTCATTGGAGGTGGCTCAAGACAGGCTCCATTCTCCTGTCCTCCCAGGGCAACAGGATCTGGGCCTTGTGGCTTTATTGTTCATTGCTGCCTTGGAAGCACTGAGAGCACTGGTTCTGGAGTCCCAGATCCTGAGTTTGTAACCTGCTGCTCCTGATTCTGCCCTGGGTGTGTGAACTTGGacagcctcagcttccccatctgcaaaatgggatggGGGCCTCCAAGGCCACGCCGAGCCCTAGCATTCTGTAGTCTGGAGGGCTTTAAAGGAGGAGTCGTTCCCCCTGCTTGTTCACAGTGCTGAGTAGCTGTAGGCATAATTTGCCCCCTCTCAGTTGGACCTGGAGAGCACAGGCCCCCTCCAGGGGCACTGGGCCTCGGCGTTTGCAGTGGGCCGTTATCTTTGGCAGAGCCTGGGGCCTCTCACCTGCCCCTCTCTTTCCCTCAGTGGCGGCTGGACCTCGTGGAAGCCCCTGTGGATGTGCGGCTATGGACTCACGCAGAGCACGGTCGGCATCATTGGGCTCGGGCGCATCGGTGAGGTTCCCCTCCCTGCTTGTCTgtccctgggtttgaatccctggCACCAAGTGTCTGGATGCTGAAAATCCTTCTTTGTTATAAGAGCATGGTATCAGGGCACTTTGCTCACTGTAGGGAAATCTCTGATGAGAAGACACAGCTTCATACAacacaggccaaaaaaaaaaaaaaaaaaaaaaatcctggagtTCCTTTAGATCTTACTAAGTGATAAAAGCAAGTTATAAGAGATTGGGTTCTTTGTGATTACAGCTCcataaagaacaaatgaaagctAGAAATGTTGTGGCCTTTAGGAGAGGTTTACTGAGGCAGAGCCCACACTTCCCCAGGCCTGGATTCTGGAAGGCATTTGAACCATGGAGCCATTAACTGCAGTTCTGCAGATGGGGCAGAGCTATTTTTCTTGCAGTGGCCCCTGTTGGGAGAAACCTGGCAGAAGGGCTGGAGCTCACCCAGGAAGTTGGCAGTGGCTCTCTGGCATCCTGCCTGGTACAGGGGCAAGGGTGAGGGGTACAAGGTGTGGATAACCTATCTGGCCAGCCAGCAGCCCTGCTTCACATTAGAGAGTTATTGGGAGAAACCCAACAGCTTTGGGGCATGTACTGAATCTGAAAAACCAACTACCCAAGCCTGGTCTTGCAGGTTTTGGGTGAGTTGGCAATTTGACAATGCCACCAAAAAGTCATCTGGGGTCTGGGGCTGTATTAACAGAAGCAGAGGGTCCAGAAGGAAGGAGGGCACTGCTTGGTCAAGCTTCTTCTGAAATGCTGGTCCAGTTCTTAGGAAGGTTGGCAAATGGTCCTTAAGATGTCTGGGCCCATGGGAGGACGGTGGAAGCCAGCCCAGGCGCAGAAGAGCTGAGGTGCTGCCTCCAGATCTCTGAAGGGTGGTGTGGAGCTGATGGGAGCTGGTTACACCAAGGCAGCCCCCAGCTCTGCATAAGATAGGACCAGCTAATGCCAGACTTCACTGATGAAAGGGACTCCCTGTCCCTGGAATTGCTGGGTGCTCTCTCCTGCCCTTTGAGGTGTTGGGGTAAAAGCCACAGACTGCTACTTCTTCCCTCCAGGCCAGGCTATTGCTCGGCGTCTGAAACCATTCGGCGTCCAGAGATTTCTCTACACAGGGCGCCAGCCCAGGCCTCAGGAAGCTGCAGAATTCCAGGCAGAGTTTGGTAAGTATAGCCTTGAGTTTGACTTCCACAGGAGCCCTCTCTTTGCTTGGTTGGGAGGGGGCTCTCCCTATTTTCTTTGATGGCAGCATTTGCAAGTAGAGGCAGGAGCTCCAGGTGTCCCCAGGCCTACTGTTTTAGGCGTTATCCAGTCTACCTGCCCTGGACACAGAGACCTGCTCGGTAGGGAGAGTTCTCAGTGCCTGAAGAACAGAGTCCCTTCTCACCATCACCTGTGTGGGCAGAGCAGCAGGGGTGGTGACAGATGGAAGAGCTGGGAACTTTCACTCTATTTCCTGGTAGTGGGTGCTGCCCCCAGCCTTTGTGTGTCTTAGAAGAACTGACTCTCTGTCCAGTTAGGTACAGCCCTCAGCAGGGAACCCCATTTGGCAAGCTGATGGCAGGCTGGATTTCAGCCATTCCCACCCCCTTGGCACATATGGCCCTGAGGTGGTGGAAGCCAGAGAGGCCCAAACCCCCATGTGACCTTGAAAAGCTCCTGCCCCTCTCAGGCCTCAGTTCCCCCATCTGATAGACCAAGGGGCTGAATGAGTGGTCTGATGCATAGAGTTCGTACAGTCACCAGAGTTATCCAGGTGGAGACCAGACAGACCTTCAGGAAACATCTTGGGAGTGTCCATTATGGGGAAGGATGAAGGAGGTATGGTCTCCTACCATCTCATTCTGACCGAGCCCTGCTCTCCCCCAGTGCCCATCCCTCAACTGGCCACTGACTCTGATTTCATCGTGGTGTCCTGCTCCTTAATGCCTGCAACCAAGGGGCTCTGCAACAAGGACTTCTTCcagaagatgaagaaaacagCTGTGTTCATCAACATCAGCAGGTACCCTGGGGCCACCTGACATCTGTGGATCACCCAGTAAGCCTGGAGAGAGGGGCTGTCCCTGCTGCTGTGATttgaggttgtttttttttttcccagtgagaTATTGATGACACTTCAGGCTGAGCTTGccggctcaaaaaaaaaaaaaaaaaaaccaactcagAAAGAAATACAGTAAAGGCCATAAGCGAGAGCCCTGGGCTGGGAGAAAGAGCACCCAGGGCAGGCCTGGGTCTGTGGTTCCAGGCAGTAGCTGTTGCCTtgctcagggcctggcacacagaagtcCATTGAGGGCACGACAGAGCAGCTTGGGCAGgcctg
Proteins encoded:
- the GRHPR gene encoding glyoxylate reductase/hydroxypyruvate reductase, whose product is MRPVQLMKVFVTRRIPPEGRAALAGAADCEVEQWDFDEPIPDKELERGVTGAHGLLCLLSDRVDKKLLDAAGANLKVISTLSVGVDHLALDEIKKRGIRVGYTPDVLTDATAELAVSLLLTTSRRLPEAIGEVKNGGWTSWKPLWMCGYGLTQSTVGIIGLGRIGQAIARRLKPFGVQRFLYTGRQPRPQEAAEFQAEFVPIPQLATDSDFIVVSCSLMPATKGLCNKDFFQKMKKTAVFINISRGDVVNQDDLYQALASGQIAAAGLDVTTPEPLPTNHPLLTLKNCVILPHIGSATYKTRNTMSLLAANNLLAGLRGEPMPSELKL